The Candidatus Manganitrophaceae bacterium genome segment GTGTTGAGTGCAGATCACGGTTTGGCCTTGAATCTTCCCTTGGCCGAGATCGCCATCGCGATAGCGGCAATGATTGTCCAATACAAAAAGCCCAAGGCTCAGATGAAAGACAGCGAAGTCTTTCCCGTTCATCGAAACCTTTTTCCCGGTGCCCAACGGAAGCTCATTTAAGCTTGTCATCCGAACCCACTCTTGCATTGCATCCCCTCTTTTGATCCGGAGCTGATGATGTCAGATGGCAAAGGGCAATGGGAGGAGAAAACCTAAACCTCCCATCGCCCTGATACCGTTCTACCACTCTGGCGATGAACGCTTTACCGCAATACTTCCTCCTTCTTCATCGGTTTTTTCGTAATAGAAGGCTCCGACGGAGGAGCGGAAGCGGAGAGGTGCGATAAGCTGAACTCGGGATAACCAACCACCCCCATTTCCGGAATATCGAGTCCTTCGAGCTCCACCTCAGGAGAGACCCGGTTCCCGATCGTCAAATCGACCAGCTTAAAGAAGGCGTACGAGGCGACGAAGATGAAGACGAAGTTGGCAATGAGATCGATCGACTGCGCCAACAGTTGCCCGCCATCCCCATAAAGGATTCCTTTTACGGTTCCTTTTACCCCATTCAGGCCGTCTCCATAGGTTCCGTCTGCGAAGATGCCGACGGAAAGAACGCCGAACGCCCCGCAGACCCCATGGACGGAGATGGCGCCGACCGGATCATCGATTTTCAATGTCCGTTCAACGAAGAAGACCGCGATGCAGACAAGCAGGCCTGCGATGGCTCCGATGAGGAAGGCTGAACCGGCGGTGACGAAAGCGCAGGGCGCGGTAATCGCCACCAATCCGGCGAGCATTCCATTGGCCATCATAGAGGGATCGGGTTTTCCATATTTGGTCCACATGTAGATCATCGCAACGAGCGCCCCGGAGGCCGAAGCAAGCATCGTATTGACCGCGACGACCGAGATCCGAAGATCGGTTCCGGCGAGGGTGCTGCCCGGATTAAACCCAAACCACCCAAAGGCGAGAATAAACGTTCCGGCGATCGCCATCGGGATATGATGGCCCGGGATCGGGTTGGCGCTGCCGTCTTTATTATATTTTCCGATTCGAGGACCGAGGATCATCGCCCCGGCCAGCGCGGTGACGCCGCCGACCATGTGGACGACTCCCGAGCCGGCAAAGTCAACCGCCCCATGACCCAAACCGAAATTCGCTCCCAGTTGTGAGAGCCAGCCGCCCCCCCAGACCCAGTTTCCATAAATCGGGTAGGTGACCATCGAGATGAAGAAGCCGAAGACGACGAAAGGAAGAAATTTCCATCGTTCGGCCATCGCGCCGGTCGGAATCGTCGCGGCGGTGTCCATGAAGACCATCTGGAAGAGAAACATCGTAAAGATGGCGACATCGTAGGTCGCTCCGGAGAGGAAGAACCCTTTGTGCCCGAAGAGACCAAAGGTTTTTCCAAACAGGTTAATGGTAAATTCGGAATCGAGAAGCGGGGTGCTTCCCAAGGTGCCGAGCGCCCCGACACCGCCGAACATGAGCGCGAAGCCCATGATCCAGAAGCCGGTCATCCCGACGGCATAAACCATGAAGTTCATCCCCATGGTGTGAGCCACATTCTTGGCACGGGTGAAGCCGGTCTCCACCAGCGCGAACCCGCATTGCATGAACATCACGAGGAATCCGGTGATCAAGGTCCACATCATATTGACGGCGACTTTGGTATGTCCCGTCTCGGCGGCGACCTCCTCTAAGGTTGGTTTGCCGGGAACCTTTGCAGTGACGTCTCCGATGCCGCCGGTGTTGGATCCGTTCGGGTCGGGTGCGGGGGGAGGTGCAGGGGCTGCCTCCGGCGCTGCGGCTGTCGCCGCCGGCGCAGGGGGTGCCGCCGGCGGGGCGGTTCCGGTCTCTTCAGCCCAAATGGGCGTGAAGGAAATCGAGGCCGCCAAAAGTAGAGCGGTCATCACTGCTTTTAATCTTTTACTTATTTTCATTTTCCCTCCTCCTATTACGGATGATTGACTGCGTCTTAAATCTTAAACTACTCCGGGATGACAGGCCCCTCGGGTTTTGGGCTGTAGACCGAGCCATGAAATGTGATTCACTCGCGATCCGGCGCAGCAGTAGGGGGGGGCGCAGCAGAGGAGGGAGAGCGGGTGTGTTACTCT includes the following:
- a CDS encoding ammonium transporter, producing MTALLLAASISFTPIWAEETGTAPPAAPPAPAATAAAPEAAPAPPPAPDPNGSNTGGIGDVTAKVPGKPTLEEVAAETGHTKVAVNMMWTLITGFLVMFMQCGFALVETGFTRAKNVAHTMGMNFMVYAVGMTGFWIMGFALMFGGVGALGTLGSTPLLDSEFTINLFGKTFGLFGHKGFFLSGATYDVAIFTMFLFQMVFMDTAATIPTGAMAERWKFLPFVVFGFFISMVTYPIYGNWVWGGGWLSQLGANFGLGHGAVDFAGSGVVHMVGGVTALAGAMILGPRIGKYNKDGSANPIPGHHIPMAIAGTFILAFGWFGFNPGSTLAGTDLRISVVAVNTMLASASGALVAMIYMWTKYGKPDPSMMANGMLAGLVAITAPCAFVTAGSAFLIGAIAGLLVCIAVFFVERTLKIDDPVGAISVHGVCGAFGVLSVGIFADGTYGDGLNGVKGTVKGILYGDGGQLLAQSIDLIANFVFIFVASYAFFKLVDLTIGNRVSPEVELEGLDIPEMGVVGYPEFSLSHLSASAPPSEPSITKKPMKKEEVLR
- a CDS encoding nitrite reductase (NAD(P)H) small subunit, with the protein product MQEWVRMTSLNELPLGTGKKVSMNGKDFAVFHLSLGLFVLDNHCRYRDGDLGQGKIQGQTVICTQHGCRFNIVSGECLDNKDIQLGTYRVKTTDQEIFVQIY